Proteins encoded within one genomic window of Sulfurovum sp. XGS-02:
- a CDS encoding cation:proton antiporter: MDTLLLAIFATIFIATLLNIIFKKQNISHILGYIFTGTIISYLFDFNTLKIDSLELVGEFGIVFLMFTIGLELSFEKIKKMKETLLINGALQLFLSVIFFFPLAFYAFKLDVTSSIIIALAFSLSSTAIVLPYLKESKDIYTPYGKKSVGILIFQDISVIPILLLITFLSYGASGTDVSIMEVILKTVLALVFIVLFIRYVGDKIVDTILKFAAKTQLEEIFLGAIFTIVLGMAVLMHSIGFTYSLGAFIAGVLIADTKYAIKVESDILSYKDLLLSVFFFSVGTKIDIVYLFSNLHPVVFIFALVSLVKMGVIYLIIKRKADTNTSMKTALALAQIGGFSFVVFDLAAANHLITHDMANFLFLVTFVSMIITPFVLNNIYKLSSYFEKEFYESDVITPIDKKNHIIIVGFGTLGRAVAKELYARNIDFIIISDNLRHVLLARRINFLAYFGHLNKRPVMESLKVEESWGIIITVQDEHTKDVISQAVTEYYSDANIIIKVDTDEERQHFQVMRNIGFVDSNHELSSRLVELSLKHQKS, from the coding sequence ATGGATACTTTATTATTAGCAATTTTTGCAACGATCTTCATTGCAACACTACTCAACATCATTTTCAAAAAGCAAAATATTTCGCATATTCTCGGGTACATCTTTACAGGTACCATCATCAGTTATCTTTTTGACTTTAATACGCTAAAGATTGATTCTTTGGAACTGGTAGGGGAGTTTGGTATCGTCTTTTTGATGTTTACCATCGGTCTTGAACTCAGTTTTGAAAAGATCAAAAAAATGAAAGAGACACTGCTCATCAACGGAGCCTTACAGCTTTTTTTAAGTGTGATTTTCTTTTTCCCTTTGGCTTTTTATGCGTTTAAACTGGATGTGACAAGTTCTATTATCATTGCTTTGGCATTCTCTTTATCTTCAACGGCGATCGTGCTTCCGTACTTGAAAGAGTCTAAAGATATCTATACACCATACGGGAAAAAATCGGTCGGTATTTTGATCTTTCAAGACATATCGGTCATTCCTATCTTGCTGCTTATCACATTTTTATCTTACGGAGCATCCGGAACAGATGTCTCGATCATGGAGGTCATACTCAAAACGGTGTTGGCACTTGTGTTTATCGTTCTGTTTATCCGCTATGTCGGTGATAAGATCGTTGATACGATACTAAAGTTTGCAGCAAAAACACAACTTGAAGAGATCTTTCTCGGGGCTATTTTTACCATTGTGCTGGGTATGGCGGTTTTGATGCACTCCATAGGGTTTACATACTCTCTTGGAGCATTTATAGCCGGTGTTCTGATCGCAGATACGAAATACGCCATTAAAGTGGAATCGGATATCTTAAGCTATAAAGATCTGCTCTTAAGTGTCTTCTTTTTCAGTGTGGGGACAAAGATCGACATTGTCTACCTCTTTTCGAACCTTCATCCGGTTGTCTTCATTTTCGCATTGGTCTCCCTGGTAAAAATGGGGGTCATCTATCTGATCATCAAGAGAAAGGCAGATACCAATACCTCTATGAAAACAGCGCTTGCCTTGGCGCAGATAGGAGGCTTCTCTTTTGTCGTATTTGATCTGGCTGCGGCCAATCATCTGATCACCCACGATATGGCAAATTTTTTATTTTTGGTCACCTTTGTATCGATGATCATCACCCCGTTCGTACTGAACAATATCTATAAACTCTCGTCTTATTTTGAAAAAGAGTTTTACGAATCTGACGTGATCACCCCGATCGATAAGAAAAACCACATTATTATTGTGGGGTTTGGTACGCTGGGAAGAGCCGTTGCTAAAGAGCTGTATGCAAGAAACATCGATTTTATTATCATCTCGGACAATTTGCGACATGTCCTGTTGGCAAGAAGAATCAATTTCCTTGCGTATTTTGGACACTTGAACAAACGTCCCGTTATGGAGTCACTGAAGGTTGAAGAGAGTTGGGGTATTATTATTACGGTGCAGGATGAACATACCAAAGATGTTATCAGCCAAGCCGTAACAGAGTACTACAGTGATGCGAACATCATCATAAAAGTCGATACCGATGAAGAGAGACAGCACTTCCAAGTGATGCGGAACATCGGCTTTGTTGATTCGAACCATGAGCTCTCTTCACGTCTTGTGGAGCTTTCATTAAAGCACCAGAAATCATAA